One genomic segment of Centroberyx gerrardi isolate f3 chromosome 4, fCenGer3.hap1.cur.20231027, whole genome shotgun sequence includes these proteins:
- the elmo3 gene encoding engulfment and cell motility protein 3 isoform X2, whose amino-acid sequence MEVMQVVREQITRTLSSKPTSLELFKNKVNALNYSEILKLRQTERLHQEETLAPPVLELKERLKPELLELIRQQRLNRLCQGTLFRKISSRRRQDKLWYCRLSPNHKVLHYGDVEEDMDNPPIETLQEKIPVADIKALLTGKDCPHMKENKGKQTKEVLDLAFSITYDVEEYSLNFIASSRTDFCLWTDGLSVLLGRDMSSESMRSELEILLSMEIKLRLLDLENVPIPDNAPPVPKPPSNYNFCYDFSQAEQ is encoded by the exons ATGGag GTGATGCAGGTGGTGAGGGAGCAGATCACCAGGACGTTGTCCAGTAAGCCGACCTCCCTGGAGCTCTTCAAGAACAAGGTCAACGCTCTCAACTACAGCGAGATCCTCAAGCTGCGGCAGACAGAGCGGCTGCACCAGGAAGAGACTCTCGCTCCACCCGTACT TGAACTCAAAGAGCGTCTGAAGCCGGAGCTGCTTGAGCTGATCCGCCAGCAGAGACTCAACAGGCTGTGTCAAGGCACTCTGTTCAGAAAGATCAGCAGCCGACGCAGACAGG ATAAACTGTGGTACTGTCGGTTGTCGCCcaatcacaaagtgcttcactaCGGCGACGTGGAGGAAGACATGGACAATCCACCAATAGAAACGCTGCAAGAGAAGA ttCCAGTAGCAGATATCAAAGCCTTGCTGACAGGGAAAGACTGTCCTCACATGAAGGAGAACAAAGGCAAACAGACCAAG GAAGTGTTGGACCTGGCATTCAGCATCACGTATGATGTAGAAGAGTACAGTCTGAATTTCATCGCCTCCTCCAGAACTGAT TTCTGCCTGTGGACGGACGGACTGAGTGTGCTCCTGGGGCGGGACATGAGCAGCGAATCGATGCGCAGCGAGCTGGAGATCCTCCTTTCCATGGAGATTAAGCTCCGCCTCCTGGACCTGGAGAACGTTCCCATCCCGGACAACGCGCCGCCCGTCCCCAAGCCGCCCAGCAACTACAACTTCTGCTACGACTTCAGCCAGGCCgagcagtag